The following are encoded in a window of bacterium SCSIO 12643 genomic DNA:
- the mnmE gene encoding tRNA uridine-5-carboxymethylaminomethyl(34) synthesis GTPase MnmE produces the protein MNYTSDTICALSTPNGVGAIAMIRLSGSDSFAIMQKLFRKDLSTKESHTAHFGLIKDGDKLIDEVVAVIYKNPKSFTGEDMVEISCHASPYIIQEILRLLLQNGARMAREGEFSLRAYLNGKVDLSQAEAIADLIASENKASHDMAMNQMRGGFAKVINGLREQLIHFASMIELELDFGEEDVEFANRGELVELVAKILAEVRRLSSSFALGNVLKNGVPVAIVGEPNVGKSTLLNLFLNEDRAIVSNIAGTTRDVIEDSVTYDGVEFRFIDTAGIRETADEIESIGIEKAFEKVQQASIILYMVDASHPDLENANSELQKVRDVMSDDKELIVVINKVDKVSAIDLEKFKTTLAHDQVVQLSAKQAEGLDTLKEILVNYVQSQGNVTGQVIVSNARHFNALKEAEESLDRVNYSLSNDIPTDLVAMDIRQCLHHLGEITGNINTEDLLDSIFSNFCIGK, from the coding sequence ATGAATTATACATCAGATACCATTTGTGCTTTGTCTACGCCTAACGGTGTGGGAGCAATTGCGATGATCAGATTGTCAGGAAGCGATTCGTTTGCTATAATGCAAAAGCTGTTTAGAAAAGATTTAAGTACAAAAGAATCTCATACAGCGCATTTTGGTTTAATCAAAGATGGCGATAAGCTTATTGATGAGGTGGTAGCGGTGATTTATAAAAATCCCAAGTCATTCACTGGAGAAGATATGGTGGAAATTTCGTGTCATGCATCTCCATACATCATTCAGGAAATTCTAAGATTGCTCTTGCAAAATGGAGCCAGAATGGCGCGTGAGGGAGAGTTCTCATTACGTGCGTATTTGAACGGAAAAGTAGATTTATCTCAAGCGGAAGCTATTGCGGATTTGATTGCTTCTGAGAATAAAGCTTCCCACGATATGGCCATGAATCAGATGCGTGGTGGATTTGCCAAGGTGATCAATGGATTGCGAGAGCAGTTGATTCACTTTGCATCTATGATAGAATTGGAACTGGATTTTGGAGAAGAGGATGTGGAATTTGCGAATCGCGGAGAGCTGGTGGAACTGGTAGCTAAGATTTTAGCAGAAGTCAGAAGGTTATCTAGTTCTTTTGCTCTGGGAAATGTGTTGAAAAATGGAGTGCCGGTAGCGATTGTAGGAGAACCGAATGTGGGAAAATCCACACTATTAAATCTGTTTTTAAACGAAGATCGTGCGATCGTCTCTAATATTGCGGGTACCACCAGAGATGTGATTGAGGATTCGGTAACGTATGATGGAGTAGAATTTCGTTTTATTGATACGGCAGGAATTCGTGAAACAGCTGATGAAATTGAAAGCATCGGAATTGAAAAGGCTTTTGAAAAAGTACAGCAAGCTTCGATTATTCTGTATATGGTGGATGCCAGTCATCCGGATTTAGAGAATGCCAATTCTGAATTACAAAAGGTGCGTGATGTGATGTCCGATGATAAGGAATTAATCGTGGTCATCAATAAAGTGGATAAGGTATCTGCAATTGATTTAGAAAAATTCAAAACGACATTGGCGCATGATCAGGTGGTTCAATTATCCGCCAAGCAGGCAGAGGGTTTAGATACACTAAAGGAGATTTTGGTAAACTATGTTCAAAGTCAGGGAAATGTAACTGGTCAGGTAATTGTCAGTAATGCGCGTCATTTCAATGCGCTAAAAGAAGCTGAAGAGTCTTTGGATCGCGTGAATTATTCATTGAGTAATGACATCCCAACCGATTTAGTGGCTATGGATATTCGTCAGTGCCTGCATCATCTTGGAGAAATCACAGGAAACATTAATACGGAAGACCTGCTGGATTCCATTTTTAGTAATTTCTGTATCGGGAAGTAA
- a CDS encoding endonuclease, with protein MRFFIFCLLAIQFGSVQAQSDSILFKGFNDSYRGNTAVRVMFYNLENLFDTYDDTLKNDESFLPNGDHHWNNYKYYEKSNNLGRTILAVGGWEGVEIVGLCEVENLKVLKDLTQKTVLKGTDYKILHQESPDKRGIDVALLYRSDKITIDTVQYIQVFLGKDQRPTRDILYATVHTPNDARLHVFVNHWPSRYGGQMQSDPKRKAAARVVRSYVDSILKVEPHANILLMGDFNDEPENESIHDVLNAQSDSTFQDFTQLYNLMSHIHGNNGTHKYRGTWGVLDQFMVSKWLYQGKNNLKVIDGPLIFRAPFLITKETKYPGEKPFRTYIGFKYNGGYSDHLPIFVDLQLLK; from the coding sequence ATGAGATTTTTCATTTTCTGTCTCCTGGCCATTCAATTTGGTTCAGTTCAAGCTCAATCTGATAGTATTTTATTTAAGGGGTTCAACGACTCCTACCGAGGTAATACAGCAGTTCGGGTCATGTTCTACAACCTGGAAAATCTTTTTGACACCTATGATGACACATTAAAAAATGATGAGTCCTTCCTACCAAACGGAGATCATCATTGGAATAATTACAAATACTACGAAAAGTCAAATAACCTTGGGCGTACCATTCTGGCTGTTGGCGGCTGGGAAGGGGTCGAAATTGTTGGTTTATGTGAGGTAGAGAATTTAAAAGTTCTTAAAGACCTTACGCAAAAAACAGTTTTAAAAGGAACGGATTACAAAATACTTCATCAGGAATCTCCTGATAAAAGGGGAATTGATGTCGCCTTGTTATATCGAAGTGATAAAATCACCATAGACACAGTTCAGTATATTCAGGTATTTTTAGGTAAAGATCAACGTCCTACTCGCGATATTTTATATGCAACAGTACACACTCCAAACGATGCCAGACTTCATGTATTTGTGAATCACTGGCCATCCAGATATGGTGGACAAATGCAATCTGACCCTAAAAGGAAAGCAGCTGCACGTGTGGTTAGAAGTTATGTAGATTCTATCTTAAAAGTAGAACCTCATGCCAACATTTTGTTAATGGGCGACTTTAACGATGAGCCGGAAAATGAAAGCATCCATGATGTTCTGAATGCGCAAAGCGATAGCACCTTTCAAGACTTTACACAACTTTATAATTTGATGAGCCATATCCATGGAAACAATGGCACCCATAAATACAGAGGCACCTGGGGAGTGCTGGATCAGTTTATGGTGAGCAAATGGTTATATCAGGGGAAAAATAATCTTAAAGTAATCGATGGTCCGCTTATATTTAGAGCACCATTTTTAATCACCAAAGAGACTAAATATCCGGGTGAGAAACCATTTAGAACTTACATCGGATTCAAATACAATGGAGGGTATAGCGACCATTTACCCATTTTTGTAGATTTGCAGCTTCTTAAGTAA
- a CDS encoding RNA methyltransferase yields the protein MSLDNFQNEYFGIGIQNGKTPENLGVLWRTAQNLGASFIFTIGNRYESQACDTHNAVKAMPYFHYQTFDDFFENLPKGARIVGVELTDDSENLETFHHPRRCVYLLGAEDHGLSKRAMEKSHFLVKFKSEKSLNVAVAGSIVMYDRQLAKPRS from the coding sequence ATGAGTTTAGACAATTTTCAAAACGAATACTTCGGGATAGGAATCCAAAACGGTAAAACACCTGAAAACCTGGGAGTATTGTGGCGTACTGCGCAGAATCTGGGAGCGAGCTTTATTTTTACCATTGGAAACCGATATGAGAGTCAGGCTTGTGATACCCACAATGCGGTCAAAGCGATGCCTTATTTCCATTATCAAACATTTGACGACTTTTTTGAAAATCTGCCCAAAGGTGCGCGAATTGTTGGGGTGGAATTAACCGATGATTCTGAGAATTTAGAAACATTTCACCATCCACGGAGATGTGTGTATTTGCTCGGGGCAGAAGATCACGGATTAAGTAAAAGAGCCATGGAGAAATCACATTTTTTGGTCAAGTTTAAATCCGAGAAAAGTTTGAATGTCGCTGTGGCCGGAAGTATTGTGATGTATGACCGTCAATTGGCGAAACCTAGGTCTTAG
- a CDS encoding cytochrome-c peroxidase, producing the protein MIISSFISCDKTNSSLSKKQFPEIPLGFPGIKYPQDNIYTPERWALGKMLFYDPVMSVDSSISCATCHQVNIAFATNSPTNEGVENRPGVRNAPSLANVAYYPYFLSEGSVPTLEMQVLVPIQEHNEFDYNIVDLANKLQTIPRYQGLAEAAYNRPMDAFVITRSIANFERSIISGNSAYDQYKNGASFMLTEEQKKGMDLFFSSRTECSSCHSGQLFTNFEFKNNGLATLYADSGRIRFTGDPKDRGLFKTPSLRNVAVTYPYMHDGSLPTLESVVAHYNSGGAVHPNKSPKVKPLHLTEEEQSQLVRFLESLTDHRFLNNAAIGE; encoded by the coding sequence ATGATAATAAGTTCTTTTATTTCATGCGATAAGACTAATTCCTCTTTGTCAAAAAAACAATTCCCGGAAATTCCACTTGGATTTCCGGGAATTAAATATCCTCAGGATAATATTTACACTCCGGAAAGATGGGCTTTGGGTAAGATGTTGTTTTATGATCCGGTGATGTCTGTAGATTCTTCTATTAGTTGTGCCACCTGTCATCAGGTCAATATTGCATTTGCAACCAATTCTCCAACAAATGAAGGTGTTGAAAATCGTCCTGGAGTGCGGAATGCACCATCATTAGCTAACGTAGCATATTATCCCTATTTTTTGTCTGAAGGGAGTGTGCCCACGTTGGAAATGCAGGTATTGGTGCCTATACAAGAACATAATGAGTTTGATTACAATATCGTGGATTTAGCAAATAAACTTCAAACCATTCCTCGTTATCAAGGTCTGGCGGAGGCAGCGTATAACAGGCCGATGGATGCGTTTGTGATTACGCGATCCATTGCCAATTTTGAGCGATCGATTATTAGTGGGAATAGTGCGTATGATCAATACAAAAACGGGGCTTCATTTATGTTAACAGAAGAGCAAAAAAAAGGAATGGATTTATTCTTTAGTTCCCGAACAGAATGTTCCAGTTGTCATTCCGGCCAGTTGTTTACCAATTTTGAATTTAAGAATAATGGTCTGGCCACTTTGTATGCAGATAGTGGCCGAATTCGATTTACAGGAGATCCTAAAGATAGAGGACTTTTTAAAACCCCATCATTACGAAATGTAGCAGTAACGTATCCTTATATGCATGATGGAAGTTTGCCAACTCTTGAATCTGTGGTGGCGCATTATAATTCAGGAGGTGCTGTACACCCCAATAAATCTCCGAAAGTGAAACCCTTACATTTAACCGAAGAAGAGCAGAGTCAGTTGGTGCGCTTTCTGGAATCACTCACCGATCATAGGTTTTTAAATAATGCAGCTATAGGAGAATAG
- a CDS encoding T9SS type A sorting domain-containing protein has product MKRILLLILMCISIQIHAQTDVYLNINHLLGTQPFMLNTQASSSSGEAFKVNRLEYYISEITLVHDGGQETMVPDYWILVNASNTESYLLGSFSITTLEGIKLGIGVNVDVNHLDPASYPMAHPLAPKSPSMHWGWSSGYRFIALEGKSGNNFTQTFEIHGLGDANYAYSSTTLAGEMVNGDLHINLDADYTKLLDNISVASGPISHGETGIASTAIMNLNTIVFAEAAAPNGINDPIVNNLHCFPVPSNGSVFLTPSWDEAIVTIEVLNVNGQKIKSFTTGNSGLIEIEDLPNGVYLIQAKSDNIVLGQAKALVVN; this is encoded by the coding sequence ATGAAAAGAATTTTATTACTCATATTAATGTGCATATCTATCCAGATTCATGCACAAACAGATGTTTATTTAAACATCAACCATTTATTGGGAACCCAGCCTTTTATGCTAAATACACAAGCATCTTCATCATCAGGAGAGGCTTTTAAAGTCAATCGTCTGGAGTACTATATATCTGAGATTACATTGGTACATGATGGAGGACAGGAAACAATGGTACCTGACTATTGGATACTGGTAAATGCGTCCAATACGGAAAGTTATTTATTGGGGAGTTTTTCCATTACTACATTGGAAGGAATTAAATTAGGAATTGGAGTGAATGTGGATGTAAATCATTTAGATCCTGCAAGCTATCCTATGGCACATCCTTTGGCACCGAAATCTCCATCTATGCACTGGGGATGGTCTTCGGGTTATAGATTTATAGCACTTGAGGGGAAAAGTGGAAATAATTTTACTCAGACATTTGAAATCCATGGGTTAGGCGATGCCAATTATGCGTATTCATCTACAACATTAGCAGGTGAAATGGTTAATGGTGATTTACATATAAATCTGGATGCAGATTATACTAAACTATTGGATAATATTTCAGTTGCCTCGGGGCCAATTAGTCATGGCGAAACAGGGATTGCAAGTACAGCGATTATGAATTTAAATACTATCGTGTTTGCAGAAGCAGCTGCGCCAAATGGGATTAATGATCCGATAGTTAATAATTTGCATTGTTTCCCAGTTCCGTCAAATGGATCTGTATTCCTAACACCAAGCTGGGATGAAGCTATTGTAACTATTGAAGTGCTGAATGTAAACGGGCAAAAAATAAAATCTTTTACAACTGGGAATTCCGGTTTGATTGAAATTGAAGATTTACCTAATGGCGTTTATTTAATTCAGGCTAAATCTGATAATATCGTTCTTGGACAGGCTAAGGCTTTAGTGGTAAATTAA
- a CDS encoding cytochrome-c peroxidase, producing the protein MKAFYVWGLACIMLSLGSCKKDVEPAISSVVYDNTPYALQIGNLSTPTIAPDNPLTIQGVKLGRMLFYEDKLSADGSLNCASCHRQQHAFSDSNRFSIGVKGLPGGRQAMAVFNLAWNQNQFFWDGRANLLRDQSLMPIQDHLEMNETLENVVTKLSADQTYKDQFIRAFGTNEITSHRISLALEQFMNSIVSYNSKYDQYLRGDATLSPSEERGRKLYFAEYNPFFPDQSGADCAHCHSPSNFENNMYMNNGLYAEAQITDIGRQKVTNDAMDKGKMRVPSLRNIEVTGPYMHDGVFNTLEEVVEHYNSGIQSSSTLDPTLQNTQGTGLMLDAQDKADLVAFLKTLTDQDLLNNPAYSDPFK; encoded by the coding sequence ATGAAAGCCTTTTATGTTTGGGGATTAGCATGTATCATGCTATCTCTAGGTTCGTGTAAAAAAGACGTGGAACCAGCAATATCATCCGTAGTGTATGACAATACGCCTTATGCGCTTCAAATTGGTAACTTGTCAACACCGACTATTGCTCCTGATAATCCGTTAACCATTCAGGGTGTAAAACTTGGGAGAATGTTATTCTATGAAGATAAACTTTCTGCTGATGGGTCTTTGAACTGTGCTTCTTGTCACAGGCAACAACATGCATTTTCCGATTCTAACAGATTCTCTATTGGAGTAAAAGGATTACCGGGAGGCCGTCAGGCTATGGCAGTTTTTAATTTAGCCTGGAATCAAAATCAGTTTTTTTGGGATGGACGGGCAAATTTGTTGAGAGATCAATCGCTAATGCCTATTCAAGATCATTTGGAAATGAATGAGACATTGGAAAATGTTGTGACTAAACTTAGTGCAGATCAAACTTATAAAGATCAATTTATAAGAGCATTTGGAACGAATGAAATCACTTCTCATAGAATTTCTCTGGCATTGGAGCAATTTATGAATAGCATCGTTTCTTATAATAGCAAATATGATCAGTATTTGAGAGGAGATGCAACGTTATCACCAAGCGAAGAAAGAGGTCGCAAATTGTATTTTGCTGAATACAATCCATTTTTTCCGGATCAATCTGGAGCAGATTGTGCGCATTGTCATTCTCCTTCAAATTTTGAGAATAATATGTATATGAATAATGGTTTGTATGCAGAAGCTCAAATTACAGATATTGGTAGGCAAAAAGTAACCAATGATGCTATGGATAAAGGTAAGATGAGAGTACCTTCATTGCGTAATATTGAAGTGACCGGGCCATATATGCATGATGGGGTGTTTAATACTTTAGAAGAAGTGGTAGAGCACTATAATAGCGGAATCCAATCGTCTTCAACATTAGATCCAACACTTCAAAATACGCAAGGTACCGGGTTGATGTTGGATGCTCAGGACAAGGCGGATTTGGTGGCTTTTTTGAAAACGTTAACGGATCAGGATTTATTAAATAATCCGGCATATTCGGATCCGTTTAAGTAA